From a region of the Microterricola gilva genome:
- a CDS encoding MMPL family transporter: MATFLYRIGRFAYRRAWRVIGAWILVLAAILGGGLALGGQFEESFSIPGTESQLAIDKLNAVFPQASGAAVETVFQVPDGESVEDAQYKDAIEETISAIEGIDGVAAAISPFSEYAANAVSDNEETAIARVQLEGASTDVTQETIDALTATGEIGRDAGMTVAFGGQVFQDTTFGLTIVEVFGVLFAGVVLVITFGSLLAAGMPLLMALVGVGVAIGGILLAAAFGSVSSTAPMLAVMLGLAVGIDYSLFILSRHRQQLARGVDPEESVATAVATAGGAVVFAGITVIIALLGLLIVGIPFLSTMGVATAFAVLIAMLIAVTLLPAVLGLIKGRMAPKPGSRADRRALADDDAKPTMGRRWVNTVLKAPIVAVVLVVGVLGTLAIPAFSLDLNLPTGAAEPAGSTQREAYELIADGFGPGYNGPLVVVVDITQTTDIVNDLDTIRAELDQLDDVAFVSQGLPNPSVDTAIMQVIPESAPDDPETKELVQNIRDLAPKIEDELGTPITVTGQTAVTIDISNRLSDALVPFALIVVGLSIILLMMVFRSIFVPIKAAIGFLLSVFAAIGATVAVFQWGWFSELLHVEHVGPILSFLPILLMAVLFGLAMDYEVFLVSGMREEFVKTGKARSSIVHGFQHSARVVTAAALIMFFVFFSFVPEGAGPIKGIAFALAIGVFFDAFLVRMTLVPAAMALAGKAAWYLPKWLGRLLPNVDVEGESLRAHLDDLAWARQQNSALTADDAYLGLPAQAMGPLNFAIDSGAVVTVQGDASARRVFAASLAGRLGPVAGRLQLLGSPLPSERSRALRRVGLIDVGAGQRHDLDRTVGEVLSERLELSLPWYRARFGGDAERAWIDRINAALRATGTSLRPIDAETSISSLSALGRATVLAASVLTERPAVLIVDLGDALPVDARGRNIAQVLAALAPADTTIVLAAGDAVNAASEALIGARASTAIALPAPAAAPTRIEEVQEDEVAR; the protein is encoded by the coding sequence GTGGCAACGTTTCTCTACCGAATCGGTCGTTTCGCCTATCGCCGTGCATGGCGGGTGATCGGCGCATGGATCCTGGTCCTCGCCGCAATCCTCGGCGGCGGTCTCGCCCTCGGCGGTCAGTTCGAGGAGTCGTTCTCGATTCCCGGAACGGAATCGCAGCTCGCGATCGACAAGCTGAACGCGGTGTTCCCGCAGGCATCGGGCGCGGCCGTCGAGACCGTGTTCCAGGTTCCGGACGGTGAATCCGTCGAGGATGCCCAGTACAAGGACGCGATCGAAGAGACGATCTCGGCCATCGAGGGCATCGACGGCGTCGCCGCGGCCATCAGCCCGTTCTCCGAGTACGCGGCCAACGCCGTCTCAGACAACGAGGAGACCGCGATCGCGCGCGTGCAACTCGAGGGAGCATCGACGGATGTTACCCAGGAGACGATCGACGCACTGACAGCCACCGGCGAGATCGGCCGTGACGCAGGCATGACCGTGGCATTCGGCGGTCAGGTCTTCCAAGACACCACCTTCGGGCTCACCATCGTCGAGGTGTTCGGCGTGCTCTTCGCCGGAGTCGTGCTCGTCATCACCTTCGGGTCGCTGCTCGCGGCCGGCATGCCGCTGCTGATGGCCCTCGTCGGCGTCGGCGTCGCGATCGGCGGCATCCTCCTCGCGGCGGCCTTCGGCAGCGTGTCGAGCACCGCCCCGATGCTGGCCGTCATGCTCGGCCTGGCCGTCGGCATCGACTACTCCCTGTTCATCCTCTCCAGGCACCGACAACAGCTCGCCCGTGGCGTCGACCCGGAGGAGTCGGTCGCAACCGCCGTGGCGACAGCGGGCGGTGCAGTCGTCTTCGCCGGCATCACCGTGATCATCGCCCTGCTCGGTCTGCTCATCGTCGGAATCCCGTTCCTCAGCACCATGGGTGTCGCAACCGCGTTCGCCGTGCTGATCGCCATGCTCATCGCCGTCACCCTGCTCCCGGCCGTGCTCGGCCTGATCAAGGGTCGGATGGCGCCCAAACCCGGCAGCCGTGCTGACCGCCGCGCGCTCGCCGACGACGACGCCAAGCCGACCATGGGCCGTCGCTGGGTGAACACCGTGCTGAAGGCGCCGATCGTGGCCGTCGTGCTCGTCGTCGGCGTGCTCGGCACGCTGGCGATCCCCGCGTTCAGCCTCGACCTCAACCTGCCGACCGGCGCGGCGGAGCCTGCCGGCTCGACGCAGCGCGAGGCCTACGAACTCATCGCAGACGGATTCGGTCCCGGCTACAACGGACCGCTCGTCGTGGTCGTCGACATCACGCAGACCACCGACATCGTCAACGATCTCGACACGATCCGCGCCGAGCTGGATCAACTCGACGATGTCGCATTCGTCAGCCAGGGGCTGCCGAACCCGAGCGTCGACACCGCGATCATGCAGGTGATCCCCGAGAGCGCGCCGGACGACCCCGAAACGAAGGAGCTGGTGCAGAACATCCGTGATCTCGCGCCGAAGATCGAGGACGAGCTGGGCACGCCCATCACGGTCACGGGCCAGACCGCCGTCACCATCGACATCTCGAACAGGCTGAGCGACGCGCTCGTGCCGTTCGCGCTCATCGTCGTCGGCCTCTCCATCATCCTGCTGATGATGGTGTTCCGTTCGATCTTCGTGCCGATCAAGGCCGCCATCGGCTTCCTGCTCTCGGTGTTCGCCGCGATCGGCGCGACAGTCGCCGTGTTCCAGTGGGGCTGGTTCTCCGAGCTGCTGCACGTCGAGCACGTCGGTCCGATCCTCAGCTTCCTGCCCATCCTGCTGATGGCCGTGTTGTTCGGCCTGGCCATGGACTACGAAGTCTTCCTCGTCTCCGGCATGCGGGAGGAGTTCGTCAAGACAGGCAAAGCTCGATCCTCCATCGTGCACGGCTTCCAGCACTCCGCCCGAGTCGTGACGGCCGCGGCGCTGATCATGTTCTTCGTCTTCTTCTCCTTCGTGCCTGAAGGCGCAGGACCGATCAAGGGCATCGCGTTCGCGCTGGCGATCGGCGTCTTCTTCGACGCCTTCCTGGTTCGAATGACGCTGGTGCCAGCCGCCATGGCACTGGCAGGCAAGGCGGCCTGGTACCTCCCGAAGTGGTTGGGCCGGCTGCTCCCGAATGTCGATGTCGAGGGGGAGAGCCTCCGGGCACACCTCGACGATCTGGCCTGGGCCAGACAGCAGAACTCGGCGCTGACCGCGGATGACGCCTACCTCGGCCTCCCCGCACAGGCGATGGGGCCGCTGAACTTCGCCATCGACTCCGGCGCCGTCGTGACGGTGCAGGGGGATGCCTCGGCACGCCGCGTCTTCGCCGCCTCGCTGGCCGGCCGCCTCGGCCCGGTCGCAGGCAGGCTGCAGCTGCTCGGATCGCCGCTGCCGTCCGAGCGCTCCCGAGCGCTGCGCCGCGTCGGTCTCATCGACGTCGGCGCCGGTCAGCGGCACGACCTCGACCGCACCGTCGGCGAGGTGCTCAGCGAACGTCTCGAACTCTCACTGCCCTGGTACCGCGCCCGGTTCGGCGGCGACGCGGAGCGGGCATGGATCGACCGCATCAACGCCGCACTGCGGGCAACGGGAACGAGCCTGCGCCCGATCGACGCCGAGACGAGCATCTCCTCGCTCAGCGCGCTCGGCCGTGCAACCGTGCTCGCGGCGAGCGTGCTCACGGAGCGGCCGGCCGTGCTCATCGTCGACCTCGGCGACGCGCTGCCCGTTGATGCCCGCGGCCGCAACATCGCGCAGGTGCTGGCGGCGCTGGCACCGGCAGACACCACGATCGTGTTGGCGGCGGGAGACGCCGTGAACGCGGCATCCGAAGCCCTCATCGGGGCCAGGGCCAGCACCGCGATCGCGCTGCCGGCGCCGGCCGCCGCCCCGACAAGAATCGAAGAAGTCCAGGAAGATGAGGTGGCGCGCTGA
- a CDS encoding YhgE/Pip family protein, whose product MSARLEKLFRRTPGQRRTRIAIMLAGVIVVPLAIAGLVSGALASADERLDTVPAIVVNNDEMITATLPDGSEQMILAGRQLVTELTGPDMAGFEWTISNSEQAADALAAGDAYAVLTIPSDFSSAINSLSGDEPTQADLQIRTDDAHAYLAGSAAQSVGEAMTSAFGREITTQYLTAFYSGIAEMGDSLGTAADGADTLAGGVGTLATGLDSLAGGATTAASGAGEYANGVSEFAGGVTSYTQGVDGIAGGLGTLNQSAAQLTQLSDGVKQYTDGISGGATQLSAGLGQGIQALELLLPTLAPEQVPAAMGALEAMKKVQAGADQLVGSGDQLASQTATAIGGVQGGISQLAGGAAQLSAGSDGLRGGANALAGGASELAGGVSQLAEGAGASASGAHQLQEGASSLATGLGDGAEQASALGGTDPKATAEVIAEPVGVSLERDNEIATLGEIIGMVFVPVGLWIGALAIFLLMRPVSAIALGSTAPTARIVGRGLLRGFAIAAAQVLVIVALLHTTLGVSWSSLPATLGFSLLIAAAFVAVHHLLVTGFGRVGVVISLVLLAVQLTSAGGLYPVEIVAAPFQAISPFLPLTWAVQGMQAIVAGVGGSAVGTPAVVLALFAVISATASLAVVARRRGARSFAFALAQS is encoded by the coding sequence ATGAGTGCCCGACTTGAGAAACTGTTCCGCCGCACGCCTGGCCAACGGCGCACCCGCATCGCCATAATGCTGGCCGGTGTGATCGTGGTGCCGCTGGCCATCGCCGGGCTCGTCTCCGGTGCGCTCGCCAGCGCGGATGAGCGACTCGACACGGTGCCTGCCATCGTCGTCAACAACGACGAGATGATCACGGCGACGCTGCCAGACGGCAGCGAGCAGATGATTCTGGCCGGTCGCCAGCTGGTGACGGAGCTCACCGGCCCAGACATGGCCGGCTTCGAGTGGACGATCTCGAACTCGGAACAGGCGGCCGATGCGCTCGCCGCGGGCGACGCCTACGCCGTGCTGACCATCCCGAGCGACTTCTCCTCCGCCATCAACTCGCTCTCCGGCGACGAGCCGACGCAGGCCGATCTGCAGATCCGCACGGATGACGCACACGCCTACCTCGCCGGCTCCGCCGCGCAGTCGGTCGGCGAGGCCATGACCAGCGCATTCGGGCGCGAGATCACGACCCAGTACCTCACGGCCTTCTACTCGGGAATCGCCGAGATGGGCGACTCGCTCGGCACCGCAGCGGATGGGGCAGACACCCTCGCCGGCGGCGTCGGAACCCTGGCAACCGGCCTCGACTCCCTGGCCGGCGGTGCGACGACGGCCGCGAGCGGTGCAGGCGAATACGCCAACGGAGTGAGCGAGTTCGCGGGCGGCGTGACGAGCTACACCCAGGGCGTCGACGGCATCGCCGGTGGTCTCGGAACGCTCAACCAGAGCGCGGCCCAGCTGACGCAGCTCAGCGACGGCGTGAAGCAGTACACCGACGGAATCAGCGGCGGAGCCACCCAACTGAGCGCTGGGCTCGGGCAGGGCATTCAGGCGCTGGAATTGCTGTTGCCGACGCTTGCCCCAGAGCAGGTTCCAGCGGCGATGGGCGCTCTGGAAGCTATGAAGAAGGTGCAAGCGGGGGCTGACCAGCTCGTCGGCAGCGGCGACCAGCTCGCCTCCCAGACCGCGACCGCCATCGGCGGCGTGCAGGGCGGCATCTCCCAGCTGGCCGGCGGCGCCGCGCAGCTCTCGGCCGGGTCGGACGGACTGCGCGGCGGCGCAAACGCCCTCGCCGGTGGCGCATCGGAGTTGGCTGGCGGCGTGAGCCAGCTCGCCGAGGGTGCCGGAGCGTCGGCATCCGGTGCACATCAGCTGCAGGAGGGCGCCAGCTCGCTAGCGACCGGCCTCGGAGACGGCGCTGAGCAGGCCAGCGCGCTCGGCGGAACGGACCCGAAGGCCACGGCCGAGGTCATCGCCGAACCCGTCGGCGTCAGCCTCGAACGCGACAACGAGATCGCCACCCTCGGCGAGATCATCGGGATGGTCTTCGTGCCCGTCGGGCTCTGGATCGGCGCCCTCGCGATCTTCCTCCTGATGCGACCGGTGAGCGCGATCGCGCTCGGTTCGACCGCACCGACGGCCAGGATCGTCGGGCGCGGGCTCCTGCGCGGCTTCGCCATCGCCGCCGCCCAGGTGCTCGTTATCGTGGCGCTGCTGCACACCACCCTCGGTGTCTCGTGGTCGAGCCTGCCGGCAACGCTGGGCTTCAGCCTCCTGATCGCCGCCGCATTCGTTGCAGTGCACCACCTGCTGGTGACCGGATTCGGCCGTGTCGGCGTCGTGATCTCGCTGGTGCTCCTCGCGGTGCAGCTGACGAGCGCTGGCGGACTCTACCCGGTGGAGATCGTCGCGGCGCCTTTCCAGGCGATCAGTCCGTTCCTCCCGCTTACCTGGGCGGTGCAGGGCATGCAGGCGATCGTGGCCGGTGTCGGCGGCTCGGCGGTCGGAACGCCGGCCGTGGTGCTCGCGCTCTTCGCGGTGATCTCGGCGACGGCGTCGCTCGCGGTCGTCGCCAGGCGCCGCGGAGCACGTTCCTTCGCCTTCGCGTTGGCGCAGAGCTAG